The DNA sequence AGCCCATCCGCCACGTCGCGAACAACGGCCACGGCCCGATCGCCTGGGTCGCCGCCTACGAAGCCGCGTACGGGCCGCTGCCGGAGATCTGGTTCACCGACGCCGACGGCAACGTCGACCAGGGCGCCATCGCCCGCTACCGGGAGACCGGCACCGTGGTCGCCGAGTGGGACTGCAGCCCCGCCCTCGGCGACGACATCGCGCCCGACCAGCCGGAGACCGCCCGCCGGTGACCACCGGCCGCACCAGCGCAGCGCCCCGGCCCACCGCCGGGGCGCTGCGCCTCGTTGAGGCCAGCACCACTCGGCCGACATCCGTGGACATCACCGACTACACGAGCCAGATGACCGCCCACTGCCCCTACCTGGACCCTTCCCTCCAGCGGGGTCTGACGTCCTGGACGGTCTACCGCGCCGACGGCGACGCCGAAGCCGTCCAGGCGGAGCTCTTCCACGCGGGCGCCCAGGCTGCGGAGTGGCTGCGGCCCTTGCTGAACCGGCCGCACGGCCTTCTGCGGTGCGAGAACATCGTCCTGCTGGGCGACGTGCCCCACACCCGGCACCGTGACCTGCTCGCCTGGCCGCA is a window from the Streptomyces lydicus genome containing:
- a CDS encoding DUF6875 domain-containing protein, with product MTTGRTSAAPRPTAGALRLVEASTTRPTSVDITDYTSQMTAHCPYLDPSLQRGLTSWTVYRADGDAEAVQAELFHAGAQAAEWLRPLLNRPHGLLRCENIVLLGDVPHTRHRDLLAWPHWVLKNLYGPVGVMFGKFYAGEEEVTAAGDRIPAAPASFLPVRAAVRRRDPRFLSATPDLAAALVAADDDGRDVFEHIPTEWTEIRTWAQHLLPPAKPSPSSPARPASPPPSTS